From Streptomyces sp. NBC_00690, a single genomic window includes:
- a CDS encoding DinB family protein yields METTLPDGRPVPPPQADERAMLEAWLDFHRETLVLKCADLDDHQLRTPSAAPSSMTLLGLVQHMAEVERNWFQRVFAGTDIAPVYGTWDGDGFALRSDRGWEQVLTDWRTQIARGQELVRDVPLDACARTEGQEFSLRWILIHLIEEYARHNGHADLLRERIDGVTGA; encoded by the coding sequence ATGGAGACGACACTGCCGGACGGACGCCCCGTCCCACCCCCTCAGGCCGATGAACGCGCCATGCTGGAAGCCTGGTTGGACTTCCACCGCGAGACCCTCGTACTGAAGTGCGCGGACCTCGACGACCACCAACTGCGCACCCCGTCCGCTGCACCGTCCAGCATGACCCTTCTGGGCCTGGTGCAGCACATGGCGGAGGTCGAACGCAATTGGTTCCAGCGGGTGTTCGCCGGAACGGACATCGCTCCGGTGTACGGAACGTGGGACGGCGACGGTTTCGCCCTCCGATCCGACCGGGGGTGGGAGCAGGTCCTGACCGACTGGCGGACCCAGATCGCACGCGGCCAGGAATTGGTCAGGGACGTCCCCCTCGACGCATGTGCCCGTACCGAGGGGCAGGAGTTCTCGTTGCGTTGGATCCTGATCCACCTCATCGAGGAGTACGCACGTCACAACGGTCATGCCGATCTCCTGCGGGAACGGATCGACGGGGTCACCGGCGCCTGA
- a CDS encoding chloramphenicol phosphotransferase CPT family protein, whose amino-acid sequence MTTTPAAAADGPVDRPEVSETVGGLVIFLNGTSSSGKSSIARELATQLEDPCFHLPVDAFHAMRSSPALAPDRLPAVLKRTWMGYHRAVAGMAAAGNTVIVDYVLSEPWRLRECVALLRPQDVVLVGVHCPLPELERREQARGDRLVGLAAHQFTRVHAHGLYDLECDTSTTTSAECARRIKDFLPSRPTPTAFERLAALGPAPS is encoded by the coding sequence ATGACGACCACACCAGCCGCCGCAGCGGACGGGCCTGTCGACCGGCCGGAGGTGTCGGAGACCGTCGGCGGTCTCGTCATCTTCCTCAACGGCACGTCGAGTTCCGGCAAGTCGAGCATCGCCCGCGAGTTGGCCACGCAACTCGAAGACCCCTGCTTCCATCTACCGGTGGACGCCTTCCACGCCATGCGGTCGAGCCCCGCACTCGCACCGGATCGGCTACCGGCCGTCCTCAAGCGCACCTGGATGGGGTACCACCGCGCGGTGGCCGGCATGGCGGCGGCCGGCAACACCGTCATCGTCGACTACGTACTGAGCGAGCCGTGGCGCCTGAGGGAATGTGTGGCGCTCCTTCGCCCCCAGGACGTCGTCCTCGTCGGTGTGCACTGTCCGCTGCCGGAGTTGGAACGCAGGGAACAGGCCCGGGGCGACCGCCTCGTGGGGCTGGCCGCCCACCAGTTCACACGGGTCCATGCACACGGCCTGTACGACCTGGAGTGCGACACCAGCACCACCACATCGGCCGAGTGCGCCCGACGGATCAAGGACTTCCTACCGTCGCGGCCCACTCCCACCGCCTTCGAACGCCTTGCCGCGCTCGGCCCGGCCCCCTCCTGA
- a CDS encoding sacsin N-terminal ATP-binding-like domain-containing protein produces MSELVPRLTALQDALVREHTQAPGLFGEIARMEGLLAETYRNRVPYELLQNSDDAGSGTVRIEALGGGRFRWTNDGRLLDAADVEALCRSASSTKTRGGDSIGYRGIGFKSLAAVATRIDVRSGDVGFSFDRAASAALLGEMSPNAIPLIRIPSEIHRGDPVHGAVFTVTCRPEADAGFDALDPISALFLRNVRRIEISSDVGKRDIHIERDASDIVLRLAEGEARFGVLVHGRATVAVPLNARAMTLTGLRGRLACFLPLDDEVGLPVVVSGDLLTDPSRTHAVVADESTRQVLADAARAIADRLRTPGDPVFDRLWQLVLEGEDIRNLLVSPGTSASKLLVTALRQEMTARRPPFAYSGVLLEPDDVAAVFPAGAPAALYAPGNQSAARAVKAVLGLETLDLSAVLSARGSEVLSEPLQSRLGGHFQELARTHGRKLTPVERELVEAAAPAVPPPPPTAPVVSAAKAAPAPDGSLPAVLARWRTAEIATMEFLNGKGWSLQDVSGQNVGYDLDGIDAQGRPVRIEVKKVDRPDARFAMTNNEMSLMLTTQGGYLLAVIVGDGRHVALMLLDPSQEDLPRERVCRRWDWEFTDWARFARTVE; encoded by the coding sequence GTGAGCGAGCTCGTCCCTCGACTCACCGCACTCCAGGACGCGCTGGTCCGCGAACACACCCAGGCGCCCGGTCTCTTCGGGGAGATCGCGCGCATGGAGGGGCTGCTCGCCGAGACCTACCGCAATCGCGTCCCGTATGAACTGCTCCAGAACTCCGACGACGCGGGCTCCGGCACCGTACGCATCGAAGCCCTCGGCGGCGGGCGCTTTCGCTGGACCAACGACGGACGCCTCCTCGACGCCGCGGACGTCGAGGCGCTGTGCCGCAGTGCGAGTTCCACCAAGACCCGTGGTGGGGATTCGATCGGCTACCGGGGCATCGGCTTCAAGTCGCTGGCCGCGGTCGCCACCCGCATCGACGTGCGCTCCGGTGATGTGGGCTTCTCCTTCGACCGTGCCGCCTCGGCCGCGCTGCTCGGGGAGATGAGCCCGAACGCCATCCCGTTGATCCGGATACCCTCCGAGATCCACCGCGGGGACCCGGTGCACGGCGCCGTCTTCACCGTGACCTGCCGACCCGAAGCGGATGCCGGGTTCGACGCCCTCGACCCGATCAGCGCGCTCTTCCTACGGAACGTGCGGCGTATCGAGATCAGCTCCGACGTCGGCAAGCGCGACATCCACATCGAGCGCGACGCCTCGGACATCGTCCTTCGGCTGGCGGAGGGCGAAGCCCGGTTCGGGGTCCTGGTGCACGGCCGGGCGACCGTTGCCGTTCCGTTGAATGCCCGGGCCATGACGCTCACCGGACTGCGCGGCCGACTGGCGTGCTTCCTTCCCCTCGACGACGAGGTCGGTCTGCCCGTCGTCGTCTCGGGAGACCTCCTCACCGATCCTTCGCGCACCCATGCCGTGGTCGCCGACGAATCCACCCGACAGGTCCTCGCGGACGCTGCCCGGGCCATCGCCGACAGGCTGCGCACCCCGGGCGATCCCGTGTTCGATCGGCTGTGGCAACTGGTTCTGGAGGGCGAGGACATCCGCAACCTGCTGGTGTCCCCGGGCACATCGGCGAGCAAGCTCCTGGTCACCGCGCTCCGGCAGGAGATGACGGCCCGTCGCCCGCCCTTCGCGTACTCCGGCGTCCTGCTGGAGCCCGACGACGTGGCGGCTGTGTTTCCCGCGGGGGCGCCCGCGGCGCTGTATGCCCCCGGCAACCAGTCGGCCGCGCGGGCCGTCAAGGCGGTCCTTGGACTGGAGACGCTCGATCTGTCGGCGGTCCTGAGCGCACGGGGGAGCGAAGTACTCTCCGAACCGCTCCAGAGCCGATTGGGCGGGCACTTCCAGGAACTCGCCCGTACACACGGCCGCAAGCTCACCCCGGTCGAACGGGAACTCGTCGAAGCGGCGGCGCCCGCCGTGCCACCGCCGCCGCCCACCGCCCCGGTGGTGTCCGCAGCCAAGGCCGCCCCCGCGCCGGACGGTTCCCTGCCGGCGGTCCTGGCGCGCTGGCGCACCGCCGAGATCGCCACCATGGAGTTCCTCAACGGCAAGGGCTGGAGCCTGCAGGACGTCAGCGGGCAGAACGTCGGCTACGACCTGGACGGCATCGACGCGCAGGGGCGACCCGTACGCATCGAGGTCAAGAAGGTCGACCGTCCCGACGCGCGGTTCGCCATGACGAACAACGAGATGTCCCTGATGCTGACGACCCAGGGCGGCTATCTGCTGGCGGTGATCGTCGGAGACGGTCGCCATGTCGCCCTGATGCTCCTCGACCCCTCGCAGGAGGATCTGCCGCGCGAGCGGGTCTGCCGTCGTTGGGACTGGGAGTTCACCGACTGGGCGCGCTTCGCCCGAACGGTCGAGTAG
- a CDS encoding CdaR family transcriptional regulator: MIAGTTAQAIVDDIVGRLGVNVNIMDERGVITASGDRSRVGSLHEGARRVLETGLPFSVTGEEARTLHGTRAGVNLPLRLDNEIVGVVGVSGEPRDVGEIARAIAHLAELMVMQQAFLGEAGWRHRVRQQIVEDLVAERLTVQSWRQRQQLAGCRVEAPYTLFVLHCGQQDTAADPRELYRWLEVDEAAVLVAADAEGAVWAVAGGTAAVALRRRLVSLCESRKDIGVLDAGRSEDFAALVERTGQARFAMRRKLVGEVRLSDLELPALLARIATDTRNATAERILGTLSAELRHTLWVYFAQDRSITDAALALNVHRNTLAYRLGRIEDLTSRDPRSFQDAVVLQVALHLTELD, translated from the coding sequence ATGATTGCCGGCACGACCGCTCAGGCCATTGTCGACGACATCGTCGGCCGCCTCGGGGTCAACGTGAACATCATGGATGAGCGAGGTGTGATCACCGCCAGTGGCGATCGATCGCGCGTGGGAAGCCTCCATGAGGGTGCCCGACGGGTACTGGAGACGGGGCTGCCCTTCTCCGTCACCGGGGAAGAGGCCCGTACCCTCCACGGCACCCGGGCCGGTGTGAACCTGCCCCTGCGGTTGGACAACGAGATCGTCGGTGTCGTCGGTGTCAGTGGTGAGCCGCGGGATGTCGGTGAGATCGCCCGGGCGATCGCGCACCTGGCCGAGCTGATGGTCATGCAACAGGCGTTCCTCGGTGAGGCCGGCTGGCGCCACCGGGTGCGACAGCAGATCGTCGAGGACCTCGTCGCCGAACGGCTCACCGTGCAGAGTTGGCGTCAACGCCAGCAACTCGCGGGTTGCCGGGTGGAGGCCCCGTACACCCTCTTCGTCCTGCACTGCGGACAGCAGGACACGGCTGCCGACCCCCGCGAGTTGTACCGCTGGCTCGAAGTGGACGAGGCGGCCGTGCTGGTCGCGGCCGACGCCGAGGGCGCGGTGTGGGCCGTGGCCGGTGGCACCGCCGCCGTGGCCCTGCGCCGCCGCCTTGTGTCCCTGTGCGAGAGCCGCAAGGACATCGGTGTCCTCGACGCCGGTCGGTCAGAGGACTTCGCCGCCCTGGTGGAACGCACCGGGCAGGCCAGGTTCGCGATGCGCAGAAAGCTCGTCGGCGAGGTGCGCCTGTCGGACCTGGAACTCCCGGCACTGCTCGCCCGGATCGCGACCGACACCCGCAACGCCACCGCCGAACGCATCCTCGGCACGCTCTCCGCCGAGCTCCGACACACCCTGTGGGTGTACTTCGCCCAGGACCGCAGCATCACCGATGCCGCCTTGGCGCTCAATGTGCACCGCAACACCCTCGCCTATCGGCTGGGCCGGATCGAGGACCTCACCTCGCGCGATCCCCGCTCCTTCCAGGACGCGGTCGTCCTCCAGGTCGCCCTGCATCTCACCGAGCTCGACTGA
- a CDS encoding glycerate kinase, with product MRVVIAPDSFKGSLSASLVCAAIETGVRRALPAAEVVRVPMADGGEGTLDCILGATGGQEVTLSATGPLGRPVPARYVLSGDGGSAVVELAAASGLPLLAEGERDALHADTTGTGELIADAIERGARDLLVCIGGSASTDGGTGLMRALGVRFEDAEGAELPPGGAALAQLARIDVSGVKDSVRQTRFRIACDVTNPLVGPEGAAAVFGPQKGATPEQVRQLDSALARFGDVLAEQFGVRVHDLPGAGAAGGTCGGMVAVLGAEPVRGCELVADTVGLPAALAGADLVITGEGRLDRQSAAGKVVSIVARLARERGVPAVALAGEIVHPIDELHEIGLTAALSIADGPRALSFMTESADRLLANAAEQAVRLRSG from the coding sequence GTGCGTGTTGTTATCGCTCCCGACTCCTTCAAGGGCAGCCTTTCTGCTTCCCTGGTCTGCGCGGCGATCGAGACGGGTGTACGTCGCGCCCTGCCGGCCGCGGAAGTGGTCCGGGTCCCCATGGCCGACGGTGGCGAAGGCACCCTCGACTGCATCCTCGGTGCCACCGGGGGCCAGGAAGTCACCCTGAGTGCCACCGGCCCCCTCGGTCGTCCCGTCCCCGCCCGCTATGTGCTCTCCGGTGACGGCGGGTCCGCGGTGGTGGAACTCGCCGCCGCATCGGGACTGCCCCTGCTCGCCGAGGGGGAGCGGGACGCCCTGCACGCCGACACCACCGGCACCGGCGAACTGATCGCCGACGCCATCGAACGCGGAGCGCGCGACCTGCTCGTCTGCATCGGTGGCAGCGCCAGCACCGACGGCGGTACCGGTCTGATGCGTGCGCTCGGCGTACGGTTCGAGGACGCCGAAGGCGCCGAACTGCCCCCCGGCGGCGCGGCGCTCGCACAATTGGCGCGCATCGACGTCAGCGGGGTGAAGGACTCCGTCCGCCAGACGCGCTTCCGCATCGCGTGCGACGTCACCAACCCCCTGGTCGGCCCCGAAGGTGCAGCCGCGGTCTTCGGTCCGCAAAAGGGCGCCACCCCCGAACAGGTACGGCAACTGGACAGCGCCCTCGCCCGCTTCGGCGATGTGCTCGCCGAACAGTTCGGCGTACGGGTGCACGATCTGCCCGGCGCCGGAGCGGCCGGCGGCACCTGCGGCGGCATGGTCGCCGTCCTGGGCGCCGAGCCGGTCCGTGGTTGTGAACTGGTCGCCGACACCGTCGGACTCCCGGCGGCGCTCGCCGGCGCCGACCTGGTGATCACCGGAGAAGGCAGGCTCGACCGGCAGAGCGCGGCGGGCAAGGTCGTTTCCATCGTCGCCCGGCTCGCCCGGGAGCGTGGTGTCCCCGCCGTCGCACTCGCCGGCGAGATCGTCCACCCGATCGACGAACTGCACGAGATCGGTCTGACCGCCGCGCTCAGCATCGCTGACGGTCCCCGGGCGCTGTCCTTCATGACCGAGTCGGCGGATCGGCTGCTGGCCAACGCCGCCGAACAAGCCGTACGCCTGCGGTCCGGCTGA